One window from the genome of Aphelocoma coerulescens isolate FSJ_1873_10779 chromosome 19, UR_Acoe_1.0, whole genome shotgun sequence encodes:
- the RNF43 gene encoding E3 ubiquitin-protein ligase RNF43 — MSAGPQVQLALLWPWLLMATLQAGLGQTGLALAAAVESERAAAQKAIIRVIPLKVEPIILEGEFANVAEVTPAEGKLLQSHPLSLCNTSEDEHTESGFITIVKLEQPDRDPNPCLSLANKAKLAGERGARAILFDITDDESAADQLRKPRGLSQPVVLIRGHDAELLMGVVNKNREAHVKIEVKEPPAWPDYDVWILLTVVSTVVVIILIFVVRTKCQLNRTQDSVQQQTLQAIGQLATRRYQPRARPAPRWDSASSCSSAPVCAICLEEFSEGQELRIISCSHEFHRECVDPWLQQHHTCPLCMFNILARDSGEQAAAASSRLVPQDMEPGRRLHLFRQHPGHALYHLPHAYPQRNLRSFLPEPAPGNPFFHSPELSQLDFGTIHYMPYRPTTSLLACGHVAPLAPGLLGQQHPNPSACGQALAPHRMCPLQPQPPCLAPKAALAQKQHRASALRRGLGHGHQHNSSGSGESYLTEHSGYLADGPGSDSSSGPCHGSSSDSMLNCTDVSLQGIHGSCSTFRSSLSSDYDPFVYCSSEGPATDHGQEQLRPPRERRPRSLDLMVPGGAAPAKPQVLSHVHYHHHQHHHYRRDSECPPGRAGQGPGPRKSRYSGAKVAFHSARTQKRTEKSHHSQQPLESSAVLQEAAPAGQPACPQEGRKPPHSPSTSPSRLDFSVDANRQSGAAGTPPVPLPPRHSLQSRHHRRKRKCPLEPDPALLPKDSAEPRACDTHLPPGHPAGYRCSPEAQPLIPSAPLPSGSRPLWKCLVPQSSSEPRKQEEGLSGREGNRSVPADFSGTGTPRHSLSVRLHCPSQQDGPASEEEVQDVHEHSV; from the exons TCCCACCCACTATCCCTGTGCAACACCAGCGAGGATGAACACACAGAATCGGGATTCATCACCATCGTCAAGCTGGAACAGCCGGATCGGGATCCCaacccctgcctgtccctggctAACAAG GCGAAGCTGGCGGGGGAGCGTGGAGCCCGTGCGATCCTTTTCGATATCACCGATGATGAAAGTGCTGCTGATCAG cTGAGGAAGCCCAGAGGCCTGAGCCAGCCTGTGGTCCTGATCAGGGGCCATGATGCTGAGCTCCTCATGGGCGTCGTGAACAAGAACAGAGAGGCCCACGTGAAGATAGAGGTCAAGGAGCCACCAGCTTGG CCAGACTACGATGTGTGGATTCTTCTCACGGTGGTCAGCACTGTGGTCGTCatcattttgatttttgttgTCCGCACAAAGTGCCAGCTGAACAGGACTCAG GACTCGGTGCAGCAGCAGACCCTGCAGGCCATCGGGCAATTGGCCACGCGCCGCTAccagccccgggcccggccggccccgcgctgGGACTcggccagcagctgcagctctgccccgGTCTGTGCCATCTGCCTCGAGGAGTTCAGTGAGGGGCAG GAACTGCGGATCATCTCATGCTCCCACGAGTTCCATCGGGAGTGTGTTGACCCTTGGCTGCAGCAACACCACACATGTCCACTTTGCATGTTCAATATTCTTG CCAGAGACTCAGGGGAGCAGGCCGCggctgccagctccaggctggTCCCTCAGGACATGGAGCCTGGACGGCGACTCCACCTTTTCCGCCAGCATCCAGGACATGCCCTTTACCACCTCCCACACGCATATCCTCAGAGGAACCTCAGGAGCTTTCTCCCAGAGCCAGCCCCCGGCAACCCCTTCTTCCACTCTCCAGAGCTCTCCCAGCTGGATTTTGGCACCATCCACTACATGCCCTACAGACCAACCACCTCCCTGCTGGCCTGCGGCCACGTGGCCCCGCTGGCCCCGGGCTtgctggggcagcagcaccccaaCCCCTCTGCATGCGGGCAGGCGCTGGCACCCCACAGGATGTGTCCCCTTCAGCCCCAGCCCCCCTGCCTGGCGCCCAAGGCAGCCCTAGCACAGAAGCAGCACCGTGCATCCGCCCTGCGCCGTGGGCTTGGCCACGGGCACCAGCACAACAGCAGCGGCTCCGGGGAGAGCTATCTCACGGAGCACAGCGGGTACCTGGCTGACGGGCCGGGCAGCGACTCCAGCTCGGGGCCCTGCCACGGCTCCTCCAGTGACTCCATGTTGAACTGCACAGACGTCAGCCTGCAGGGCATCCACGGCAGCTGCTCCACCTTccgcagctccctcagcagcgACTATGATCCCTTCGTGTACTGCAGCTCCGAGGGCCCTGCCACGGACCATGGCCAGGAGCAGCTGCGGCCGCCCAGGGAGAGGCGGCCCCGCTCCTTGGACCTGATGGTGCCCGGGGGCGCCGCTCCGGCCAAGCCCCAGGTGCTCAGCCATGTCCactaccaccaccaccagcaccaccactaCAGACGGGACTCAGAGTGTCCCCCTGgccgggctgggcaggggccGGGGCCACGCAAATCCCGGTACTCTGGGGCCAAGGTTGCCTTCCACAGTGCTCGGACACAAAAGAGGACTGAGAAAAGCCATCACTCTCAGCAGCCTCTGGAaagcagtgccgtgctgcaggaggcagctccagcaggacaGCCAGCCTGTCCCCAGGAAGGCCGGAAGCCCCCTCACTCCCCCTCCACTTCTCCAAGCAGGTTGGACTTCAGTGTAGATGCCAACAGACAATCGGGAGCAGCTGGCACACCCCCTGTCCCACTGCCCCCCAGACACAGCTTACAGAGCAGGCATCACcgaaggaaaagaaagtgtcCCCTGGAGCCCGACCCCGCTCTCCTGCCCAAGGACTCAGCCGAGCCCAGAGCCTGCGACACTCACCTTCCTCCCGGCCATCCTGCTGGCTACCGCTGCTCTCCTGAAGCCCAGCCCCTGATCCCAAGCGCTCCCCTGCCCAGCGGCTCCCGGCCGCTCTGGAAGTGTTTAGTGCCACAGTCCAGCTCCGAGCCgaggaagcaggaggaggggtTGTCAGGACGGGAGGGAAACCGCTCAGTTCCTGCAGATTTCTCAGGGACGGGCACCCCCAGACACAGTCTGAGTGTCCGCCTTCACTGCCCATCTCAGCAGGATGGTCCAG CATCTGAAGAGGAGGTCCAGGATGTCCATGAACACTCAGTTTAA